The Aphelocoma coerulescens isolate FSJ_1873_10779 chromosome 2, UR_Acoe_1.0, whole genome shotgun sequence genome contains a region encoding:
- the FBXL7 gene encoding F-box/LRR-repeat protein 7 isoform X2, with protein MRTLSTPSPALIFPPNSPGFQNGRGSSTSSSSVTGETVAMVHSPPPTRLTHPLIRLASKHQKEQANIDRLPDHSMIQIFSFLPTNQLCRCARVCRRWYNLAWDPRLWRTIRLTGETINVDRALKVLTRRLCQDTPNVCLMLETVIVSGCRRLTDRGLYTIAQCCPELRRLEVSGCYNISNEAVFDVVSLCPNLEHLDVSGCSKVTCISLTREASIKLSPLHGKQISIRYLDMTDCFVLEDEGLHTIAAHCTQLTHLYLRRCVRITDEGLRYLMIYCTSVKELSVSDCRFVSDFGMREIAKLESRLRYLSIAHCGRITDVGIRYIAKYCSKLRYLNARGCEGITDHGVEYLAKNCTKLKSLDIGKCPLVSDTGLEFLALNCFNLKRLSLKSCESITGQGLQIVAANCFDLQMLNVQDCEVSVDALRFVKRHCKRCIIEHTNPAFF; from the exons ATGCGAACGCTCAGCACACCCAGTCCAGCATTAATATTTCCACCAAATTCCCCTGGGTTCCAAAATGGCAGAGGGTCATCAACGTCTTCATCCTCAGTCACTGGGGAAACTGTTGCCATGGTCCACTCGCCACCTCCAACCCGCCTCACCCATCCTCTCATCCGGCTGGCATCCAAGCACCAGAAGGAGCAGGCCAACATAGACCGCCTGCCCGACCACTCCATGATCCAGATCTTCTCCTTCCTGCCCACCAACCAGCTGTGCCGCTGTGCCCGCGTGTGCCGCCGCTGGtacaacctggcctgggacccGCGGCTGTGGAGGACTATTCGCCTGACTGGCGAGACAATCAACGTGGACAGGGCCCTCAAAGTGCTGACCCGGAGGCTTTGTCAGGATACTCCCAACGTCTGTCTCATGTTGGAGACAGTAATTGTTAGTGGCTGCAGGCGGCTCACAGACAGAGGACTCTACACCATTGCCCAGTGCTGTCCAGAACTGAGGAGGCTGGAGGTGTCTGGCTGTTACAACATCTCCAATGAGGCAGTCTTTGATGTCGTGTCACTGTGCCCAAACCTGGAACACCTGGATGTGTCAG GCTGCTCCAAAGTAACGTGCATCAGTCTGACTCGCGAAGCCTCCATCAAGCTGTCTCCCTTGCACGGGAAGCAGATCTCCATCCGCTACTTGGACATGACGGACTGCTTTGTCCTGGAGGACGAGGGACTGCACACCATTGCCGCCCACTGCACCCAGCTGACCCACCTGTACCTGCGCCGCTGCGTCCGCATCACCGACGAGGGTCTGCGCTACCTGATGATTTACTGCACATCCGTTAAGGAGCTGAGCGTGAGCGACTGCCGCTTCGTCAGCGACTTCGGCATGCGGGAGATCGCCAAGCTGGAGTCGCGCCTCCGATACCTGAGCATCGCTCACTGCGGCCGCATCACGGACGTGGGCATCCGATACATAGCCAAGTACTGCAGCAAGCTGCGCTACCTCAACGCGCGCGGCTGCGAGGGCATCACGGACCATGGCGTGGAGTACCTCGCCAAAAATTGCACAAAACTCAAATCGCTAGACATCGGCAAGTGCCCTCTGGTCTCAGACACCGGCCTGGAGTTTCTAGCCCTCAACTGCTTCAACCTGAAGCGCCTGAGCCTGAAATCCTGCGAGAGCATCACTGGGCAGGGCCTGCAGATTGTAGCTGCCAACTGTTTTGACCTGCAGATGTTGAACGTGCAGGACTGCGAAGTCTCTGTGGATGCTCTGCGATTTGTTAAACGACATTGCAAGCGCTGTATTATAGAGCACACCAACCCTGCTTTCTTCTGA
- the FBXL7 gene encoding F-box/LRR-repeat protein 7 isoform X1, translating to MGANNGKQYGSEGKGSSSISSDVSSSTDHTPTKAQKNAATSEDSDLSMRTLSTPSPALIFPPNSPGFQNGRGSSTSSSSVTGETVAMVHSPPPTRLTHPLIRLASKHQKEQANIDRLPDHSMIQIFSFLPTNQLCRCARVCRRWYNLAWDPRLWRTIRLTGETINVDRALKVLTRRLCQDTPNVCLMLETVIVSGCRRLTDRGLYTIAQCCPELRRLEVSGCYNISNEAVFDVVSLCPNLEHLDVSGCSKVTCISLTREASIKLSPLHGKQISIRYLDMTDCFVLEDEGLHTIAAHCTQLTHLYLRRCVRITDEGLRYLMIYCTSVKELSVSDCRFVSDFGMREIAKLESRLRYLSIAHCGRITDVGIRYIAKYCSKLRYLNARGCEGITDHGVEYLAKNCTKLKSLDIGKCPLVSDTGLEFLALNCFNLKRLSLKSCESITGQGLQIVAANCFDLQMLNVQDCEVSVDALRFVKRHCKRCIIEHTNPAFF from the exons ATTCCGACCTGAGCATGCGAACGCTCAGCACACCCAGTCCAGCATTAATATTTCCACCAAATTCCCCTGGGTTCCAAAATGGCAGAGGGTCATCAACGTCTTCATCCTCAGTCACTGGGGAAACTGTTGCCATGGTCCACTCGCCACCTCCAACCCGCCTCACCCATCCTCTCATCCGGCTGGCATCCAAGCACCAGAAGGAGCAGGCCAACATAGACCGCCTGCCCGACCACTCCATGATCCAGATCTTCTCCTTCCTGCCCACCAACCAGCTGTGCCGCTGTGCCCGCGTGTGCCGCCGCTGGtacaacctggcctgggacccGCGGCTGTGGAGGACTATTCGCCTGACTGGCGAGACAATCAACGTGGACAGGGCCCTCAAAGTGCTGACCCGGAGGCTTTGTCAGGATACTCCCAACGTCTGTCTCATGTTGGAGACAGTAATTGTTAGTGGCTGCAGGCGGCTCACAGACAGAGGACTCTACACCATTGCCCAGTGCTGTCCAGAACTGAGGAGGCTGGAGGTGTCTGGCTGTTACAACATCTCCAATGAGGCAGTCTTTGATGTCGTGTCACTGTGCCCAAACCTGGAACACCTGGATGTGTCAG GCTGCTCCAAAGTAACGTGCATCAGTCTGACTCGCGAAGCCTCCATCAAGCTGTCTCCCTTGCACGGGAAGCAGATCTCCATCCGCTACTTGGACATGACGGACTGCTTTGTCCTGGAGGACGAGGGACTGCACACCATTGCCGCCCACTGCACCCAGCTGACCCACCTGTACCTGCGCCGCTGCGTCCGCATCACCGACGAGGGTCTGCGCTACCTGATGATTTACTGCACATCCGTTAAGGAGCTGAGCGTGAGCGACTGCCGCTTCGTCAGCGACTTCGGCATGCGGGAGATCGCCAAGCTGGAGTCGCGCCTCCGATACCTGAGCATCGCTCACTGCGGCCGCATCACGGACGTGGGCATCCGATACATAGCCAAGTACTGCAGCAAGCTGCGCTACCTCAACGCGCGCGGCTGCGAGGGCATCACGGACCATGGCGTGGAGTACCTCGCCAAAAATTGCACAAAACTCAAATCGCTAGACATCGGCAAGTGCCCTCTGGTCTCAGACACCGGCCTGGAGTTTCTAGCCCTCAACTGCTTCAACCTGAAGCGCCTGAGCCTGAAATCCTGCGAGAGCATCACTGGGCAGGGCCTGCAGATTGTAGCTGCCAACTGTTTTGACCTGCAGATGTTGAACGTGCAGGACTGCGAAGTCTCTGTGGATGCTCTGCGATTTGTTAAACGACATTGCAAGCGCTGTATTATAGAGCACACCAACCCTGCTTTCTTCTGA